A single window of Candidatus Nezhaarchaeales archaeon DNA harbors:
- a CDS encoding radical SAM protein, producing MIVREIRVKSILSKSKVFDYTINPYVGCEHGCTYCYAQFVKRFTGHRERWGEFVDVKVNAASLLKREIGRKRLGRVWISGLCDPYQPLEKRYEITRSCLEILLKRGWPVTIQTKSAFVLRDLELLRSRKNVEVMFTLTTADERIKQIFEPKAPSIRERIKALNELRFAGVKTSVMIAPLLPKAEGLIEEISGKVDYVLIDKMNYHYADRIYKKYGLEYAMSREFFEEKKVEIGNLLNKHGIPYKLLF from the coding sequence ATGATAGTTAGGGAGATCCGGGTAAAAAGCATTTTATCGAAGTCGAAGGTCTTCGATTACACCATAAACCCCTACGTCGGCTGTGAGCACGGCTGTACCTATTGTTACGCTCAATTCGTAAAGAGGTTTACCGGACATAGGGAGAGGTGGGGCGAATTCGTTGACGTAAAGGTTAACGCTGCAAGCCTACTTAAACGCGAGATAGGTAGGAAGAGGCTTGGAAGGGTTTGGATAAGCGGGTTATGTGACCCCTACCAGCCCTTAGAGAAGAGGTACGAGATTACTAGGAGCTGCCTTGAAATCCTACTTAAGAGGGGATGGCCCGTTACTATTCAGACGAAGTCGGCCTTCGTGCTTCGCGACTTAGAGCTCCTACGAAGCCGTAAAAACGTAGAGGTAATGTTTACGTTAACGACCGCCGATGAGAGGATTAAACAGATTTTTGAGCCTAAAGCGCCCTCCATCAGGGAGAGGATAAAGGCTTTAAACGAACTTCGCTTCGCAGGTGTTAAAACCAGCGTAATGATAGCCCCCCTGCTACCGAAGGCCGAAGGCCTCATTGAGGAGATTAGTGGAAAAGTTGACTACGTGTTAATAGATAAGATGAACTACCATTACGCGGATCGTATCTATAAGAAGTATGGGTTAGAGTACGCTATGAGTAGAGAGTTCTTTGAGGAGAAGAAGGTGGAGATCGGAAACCTGCTTAATAAGCATGGAATACCCTATAAGTTACTGTTTTAA